CACGATGCGATGGACGTATTGAGTGGAAAATGGAAAATCTCCATCATTTCCTCCATTTGCTATTATAACAAAAGAAGATTTTCTGACATTTTGAACGATGTACAGGGGATATCAAACAAAATGTTGAGTAAAGAATTAAAGGAACTGGAGATTAATAAACTGGTGAAGCGAACCGTATTAGATACCCAGCCTATATCTGTTCAATATCAATTATCAGAATATGGTATGACGTTAAAGACCATTATTAACAACCTGTCAGCATGGGGAATAGAACACCGTAAGGTAATTACTGGTAAGTAGAATTGAGTATAATTACAGCTGAGCTGGAAGTATGTATTGCAACGAAGTATTAGATTTGATCATGGTCAAATACTAAGCGAAAGGTTGAGCCAACTCCTAATTCACTTTCAGCAATGATTGTACCTTTGTGTTTTTCCATGATCCGTTTCACAATTGCCAAACCAACACCTGATCCCTCTATATCTTTAACATTGTCCATTCTGTTAAATAGCTCAAATATGCTCAGTAAATCATTTTGAGCTATTCCAATACCGTTGTCCTTGATGCTATAATGAACTTTATTTCCAACCAGCTCTCCAGAAATATGCACTTCCGGGGCACTGGAATGTTGTGAGTATTTCACAGCATTGCTAATAAGGTTAGAAAACACCTGTAATACCATAATAGGATCACCTTTTACATCTGGAATCTCACCCATCACAACTTTTAATTTTTTGTTACCGTAGATTAAATCAAGATCGTTAACAATATCAGTGATTAAGTTTTCTGTTTTAATAGGGTGAAAGCGCATCGCTGTACGTCCAATACGTGAATAATCAAGTACAGCATTTATCATTAAATTCATCTGGTCTGCCCGATCAGCTATTCTTTGTAGCATTTGCTGACCACGCTCCAAAATATTTTGATCCCTGATAAGCAGTTGGGCATAACTTTTAATTGATGCAATAGGGTTCTTCAAATCATGTGAAATAGTGTAACTAAAGCTTTCTAACTCCTGGTAGGCCAATTTAAGTCTTTCATTCAGAATACGTGCAGTTCCAGCTTTGTGGTTTAGCCCATAGTTCACTTCCTCTTTCAATTTGATAACAGACTTGATGTCTTCTATAGACCAGGATTCGGCAATACCAGTTATAGTTTCATTCCAGATTGCAAATGAGTTACGGGGAGAAATGTTAAGCAATTCATTGGCATTGGGAGGTACTGATTTATTTGGGTTACCCGCCCATTTCAAGTTCTGAACTTGTTCGGCTCTGAACCAGATTAAATAGTCTCCTAATTCTTTAGAGAGTGTTGAAATTAATATCCCGCTTGCGCTATCTTTATATTCGGATGCTTTGGGGTAAACTTTAGAGAGGTTATCGGTCTGATATAAGGTGTCTTTAACCTGGTCATTTACCCACAACATTAAATCCAGTAATTGTTTATCATCGGGGGTATTTCCTAATTTATAGATCTTTTTATTGTGTACGAGCACAGCACCACTACACTTAAGTATATCCAATATCGTTGTCTCTTCTGAAGCCAGTGCCTTTTCTATACTTTCGGTTTCCATCAGCTGTTTAATAATCTTTTCCAGGCTGTGATTGAATTCATTTTCTTTTCTCAACGTTTCTTCATTCTGTCTGAATTCGAGTGCGGACGAGGTGATCTGACCGATCAGTTTGGCATATTCTCTGGATTTAAAATCAATGAAACGGGGAGTATAATTATGACAAGCAATTAAGCCCCATAACTCATCTTTAAGTTTCAGGGAAATACTGAAGCTGGATGCTACCCCCATGTTTTTCAAGTACTGAATATGGATAGGGGACACTGCTCTTAATTGACTGTATGTCAGATCCAGATCTTCTGAATTATTTTTTGCCTTATTAATTCTGGCTGGCTCTGATTCGACATCAGCTATCAATCTGGTTAAGTTTAATTTATATAATTCGCGAGCTTGCCGGGGTATATCAGAAGCTGGATAGTGTAAACCGAGCCAGGGAGATAAAACCTGGTTCTTGGCTTCTGCTACAACTTCACCATGACCATCTTGTGCAAAACGATAGATCATTACCCTGTCAAAATCTATAACCTGTTTTACTTGCACAGCCGTATTTTCTAATAATTCTTCCATCTTACTGTAGGTAAGAATTTCAGCAATGGTA
The sequence above is drawn from the Pedobacter cryoconitis genome and encodes:
- a CDS encoding winged helix-turn-helix transcriptional regulator, producing MTENECQLGHKKEIMAVHDAMDVLSGKWKISIISSICYYNKRRFSDILNDVQGISNKMLSKELKELEINKLVKRTVLDTQPISVQYQLSEYGMTLKTIINNLSAWGIEHRKVITGK
- a CDS encoding ATP-binding protein — encoded protein: MSGFQVDLTNCDIEPIHIPGQIQSHGFMIVIDDTMIIQFHSDNINKFISQAADLLIGKSISYIEDLLNHDHQPDFIRNLISIGKSNKGFQRINPVPITISGIQYYLIISLSGEKYILEFELSASSFQLDVQGLMGNTIAEILTYSKMEELLENTAVQVKQVIDFDRVMIYRFAQDGHGEVVAEAKNQVLSPWLGLHYPASDIPRQARELYKLNLTRLIADVESEPARINKAKNNSEDLDLTYSQLRAVSPIHIQYLKNMGVASSFSISLKLKDELWGLIACHNYTPRFIDFKSREYAKLIGQITSSALEFRQNEETLRKENEFNHSLEKIIKQLMETESIEKALASEETTILDILKCSGAVLVHNKKIYKLGNTPDDKQLLDLMLWVNDQVKDTLYQTDNLSKVYPKASEYKDSASGILISTLSKELGDYLIWFRAEQVQNLKWAGNPNKSVPPNANELLNISPRNSFAIWNETITGIAESWSIEDIKSVIKLKEEVNYGLNHKAGTARILNERLKLAYQELESFSYTISHDLKNPIASIKSYAQLLIRDQNILERGQQMLQRIADRADQMNLMINAVLDYSRIGRTAMRFHPIKTENLITDIVNDLDLIYGNKKLKVVMGEIPDVKGDPIMVLQVFSNLISNAVKYSQHSSAPEVHISGELVGNKVHYSIKDNGIGIAQNDLLSIFELFNRMDNVKDIEGSGVGLAIVKRIMEKHKGTIIAESELGVGSTFRLVFDHDQI